One stretch of Pandoraea oxalativorans DNA includes these proteins:
- a CDS encoding cell division protein ZipA C-terminal FtsZ-binding domain-containing protein: MNELQLSLIAAGVVVLLGVVAYNAWQGSKARARIPRRMPVDGAGIDATAGTPDTDDDRPFIEPTLSPPRVPTLGPAAAGTSVQDAFAINEDAWDAPPAARKRAAQEAAARAAEGGDSDVVADTAPVQPGDVDEAQRRDAQEAATASAVARVDAELAADDTVDAATAGAAANAAAAADAEAVALQVDAAPTSTDAAVPAPATPAAPVPAARPAAPSGPPPIIDERIDCVVELPLANLVAAERLMPLTVRMRRAGSKPVNVEGRIDEASAWEPIRTGGRYHQLRMAVQLANRAGALNEVEFSEFSNLVQTLADAVDALPELPDMMETVARGRELDSFAAQCDAQLSVNVLSDGAPWSANYVQAVATQDGLLLSRDGMRFVKLDSRQNPVFMLQFGDTNFLRDDLTYKGGDLITMLLDVPVADEDLLPFRLMCDYARSIGQRIGGRVVDDQRRPLSDAALQNVDKQLLKLYERLEARGLPAGSPVTRRLFSQ; the protein is encoded by the coding sequence ATGAATGAACTGCAGCTGAGCTTGATTGCCGCAGGGGTAGTGGTACTGCTGGGAGTGGTGGCATATAACGCCTGGCAAGGCAGCAAGGCACGCGCGCGCATACCGCGTCGCATGCCGGTCGACGGGGCGGGTATCGACGCGACCGCCGGCACGCCCGACACCGACGACGACCGCCCGTTCATCGAACCGACGCTGTCGCCGCCGCGCGTGCCCACGCTTGGACCGGCTGCGGCCGGCACGTCGGTGCAAGACGCTTTTGCCATCAATGAAGATGCCTGGGACGCCCCGCCGGCAGCGCGCAAGCGTGCCGCGCAGGAGGCGGCTGCACGGGCTGCAGAAGGTGGCGATTCGGACGTGGTTGCCGACACTGCGCCCGTCCAGCCGGGTGACGTCGATGAGGCGCAACGCCGCGATGCGCAGGAAGCGGCGACAGCCAGCGCGGTCGCACGCGTCGACGCTGAACTGGCCGCCGACGACACGGTAGACGCTGCCACGGCAGGTGCTGCCGCTAACGCCGCAGCGGCGGCCGATGCCGAAGCGGTTGCGCTGCAAGTCGATGCTGCCCCGACATCCACCGACGCTGCGGTGCCCGCACCGGCAACGCCCGCAGCGCCGGTTCCAGCCGCGCGTCCGGCGGCGCCGAGCGGACCGCCCCCGATCATCGACGAGCGTATCGACTGCGTCGTCGAGTTGCCGTTGGCGAACTTGGTGGCCGCCGAACGGTTGATGCCGCTGACGGTGCGCATGCGCCGCGCGGGCAGCAAGCCGGTGAACGTAGAAGGCCGCATTGACGAAGCGTCCGCATGGGAGCCGATTCGCACGGGTGGCCGATATCATCAGTTGCGCATGGCGGTACAGTTGGCCAATCGCGCGGGCGCCCTGAACGAAGTCGAGTTCTCCGAGTTCTCGAATCTCGTGCAGACGCTGGCGGATGCCGTCGATGCCTTGCCTGAATTGCCCGACATGATGGAAACGGTCGCCCGCGGCCGTGAACTCGACAGCTTTGCCGCACAATGCGACGCTCAATTGTCGGTCAATGTGCTGTCGGACGGCGCGCCGTGGTCGGCCAACTATGTACAGGCCGTCGCGACACAGGACGGCTTGCTGCTCTCGCGTGATGGCATGCGTTTCGTCAAACTCGATTCGCGTCAGAATCCGGTGTTCATGCTGCAATTCGGCGACACCAACTTCCTGCGCGACGACCTGACGTACAAGGGCGGCGACCTGATCACCATGCTGCTCGACGTGCCGGTGGCCGACGAAGACCTCCTGCCGTTCCGTCTGATGTGCGATTACGCCCGTTCGATCGGCCAGCGTATCGGTGGCCGCGTGGTGGACGATCAACGTCGACCGCTTTCGGATGCTGCGCTGCAAAACGTCGACAAGCAATTGCTCAAGCTTTACGAACGCCTTGAGGCGCGCGGTCTTCCGGCGGGTTCGCCCGTCACCCGCCGTTTGTTCAGCCAGTAA
- the ligA gene encoding NAD-dependent DNA ligase LigA codes for MSQTSVPGQGANAPTPADATAVAQRAAELRNELARHNRAYYEDDAPLIPDAEYDRLFGELVALENAFPELQQADSPTQRVGGKPVDGFAPVVHRVPMLSLNNGFADEDVEAFDRRVSDGLRPDAAGAAGAAGAGHASSGDLFGAPVEYAAELKFDGLAIALRYEQGMLVQAATRGDGTTGEDVTANIRTIKKIPLKLATDNPPEVLEVRGEVLMFRADFDRLNEAQEAAGEKVFVNPRNAAAGSLRQLDSKITAKRPLSFFAYGVGELVGVPMPETHSALLDWYVTLGIPVNDKREVVQGAQGLLTFYREVGEARASLPYDIDGVVYKVNRRDEQDRLGFVSRAPRFALAHKFPAQEALTTLLDIEVQVGRTGAITPVARLAPVFVGGATVTNATLHNEDEIRRKDVMIGDTVIVRRAGDVIPEVVGSVLDRRPEDARAFVMPTECPVCGSAIEKLPDEAIARCTGGLICAAQRKQALLHFAQRRALDIEGLGDKLVEQLVDQQIIRTPADLFKLGVAKLAALDRMADKSAANLVAALDAARHTTLARFIFALGIRHVGEATAKDLARHFGKLDNLIAVCKRDSDLAELLAVPDVGPIVAESINNFFCEDHNVEVIEQLRAAGVTWPESEPAAVAPLPLAGKTFVLTGTLPTLSRDEAKAMLEAQGAKVAGSVSAKTDYVVAGEEAGSKLAKAEALGVPVLDEDAMRAMLAAL; via the coding sequence ATGTCCCAAACTTCCGTTCCGGGTCAGGGCGCGAACGCCCCTACGCCAGCCGATGCTACTGCCGTCGCGCAACGTGCCGCCGAGTTGCGCAACGAGCTAGCCCGCCACAACCGCGCCTATTACGAAGACGATGCCCCGCTCATTCCCGACGCGGAGTACGACCGCCTCTTTGGCGAACTCGTCGCGTTGGAGAATGCGTTTCCCGAGTTGCAGCAGGCCGATTCGCCCACCCAGCGTGTCGGTGGGAAGCCCGTCGACGGATTCGCACCGGTGGTGCACCGTGTGCCGATGCTTTCGTTGAATAACGGGTTCGCCGACGAGGACGTCGAGGCGTTCGACCGGCGCGTGAGCGACGGACTGCGTCCCGATGCTGCGGGTGCTGCGGGTGCTGCGGGGGCGGGCCATGCGTCATCCGGCGATCTGTTCGGTGCGCCGGTCGAGTATGCCGCCGAGCTGAAGTTCGACGGTCTGGCCATTGCGTTGCGCTACGAGCAGGGCATGCTCGTGCAAGCTGCGACCCGCGGCGACGGTACGACGGGCGAGGACGTCACCGCCAACATCCGCACCATCAAGAAAATCCCCCTCAAGCTCGCGACGGACAACCCGCCCGAAGTACTCGAAGTGCGCGGCGAAGTGTTGATGTTCCGTGCGGACTTCGACAGGCTCAATGAGGCGCAGGAAGCGGCTGGCGAGAAGGTTTTCGTCAATCCGCGCAATGCGGCCGCCGGAAGTCTTCGCCAGCTCGATTCGAAGATTACGGCCAAGCGTCCGTTGTCGTTCTTCGCCTACGGCGTAGGCGAACTGGTCGGCGTGCCGATGCCGGAGACGCACTCGGCCTTGCTCGACTGGTATGTGACGCTGGGTATTCCGGTCAACGACAAGCGGGAGGTCGTGCAGGGCGCGCAAGGACTGCTGACGTTCTACCGCGAAGTCGGTGAGGCGCGCGCCTCGTTGCCTTACGACATCGACGGCGTGGTCTACAAGGTCAATCGTCGCGACGAGCAGGATCGTCTCGGCTTCGTCTCGCGCGCCCCGCGCTTTGCCCTGGCGCACAAATTTCCGGCGCAGGAGGCGCTGACGACGTTGCTCGACATCGAAGTGCAAGTCGGACGCACCGGGGCGATCACACCGGTGGCGCGACTTGCGCCGGTGTTCGTTGGCGGCGCGACGGTGACGAATGCCACGCTGCACAACGAGGATGAAATTCGTCGCAAGGACGTGATGATCGGCGATACGGTGATTGTGCGTCGCGCGGGCGATGTGATTCCCGAAGTCGTCGGATCGGTGCTGGACCGTCGCCCGGAGGACGCGCGTGCTTTCGTGATGCCCACTGAGTGTCCGGTATGCGGTTCCGCCATCGAGAAGCTTCCGGACGAAGCGATCGCACGATGCACCGGCGGGCTGATTTGCGCCGCGCAGCGCAAGCAGGCGCTGTTGCACTTCGCCCAGCGTCGCGCCCTCGATATCGAGGGGCTCGGCGACAAACTGGTGGAGCAACTGGTCGATCAGCAGATCATTCGGACCCCGGCCGACCTGTTCAAACTGGGCGTCGCCAAGCTCGCTGCGCTTGACCGGATGGCCGACAAATCGGCCGCCAATCTCGTCGCGGCGCTCGATGCGGCGCGTCATACCACGCTGGCGCGCTTTATCTTTGCACTGGGTATTCGCCACGTCGGTGAAGCGACGGCGAAGGATCTCGCGCGGCACTTCGGCAAGCTCGACAACCTGATCGCCGTCTGCAAACGCGATTCCGATCTCGCGGAACTGCTGGCCGTTCCGGACGTCGGACCGATTGTGGCCGAGTCGATCAACAATTTCTTCTGCGAAGATCATAATGTCGAAGTGATCGAGCAACTGCGGGCGGCGGGGGTGACGTGGCCGGAGTCGGAACCGGCGGCCGTCGCGCCGTTGCCGCTGGCGGGCAAGACGTTTGTGTTGACTGGAACATTGCCGACGCTCTCGCGTGACGAAGCGAAGGCAATGCTCGAAGCTCAGGGAGCCAAGGTGGCTGGCTCGGTGTCTGCGAAAACGGACTACGTGGTCGCGGGCGAAGAGGCGGGCAGCAAGTTGGCAAAGGCCGAGGCACTGGGTGTGCCCGTGCTCGACGAGGACGCTATGCGCGCGATGTTGGCCGCGCTTTGA
- the def gene encoding peptide deformylase — protein sequence MIRDILKMGDPRLLRIAKPVEQFGTPELDELIADMFETMKHANGAGLAAPQIGVDLQVVIFGFEHNERYPDAPEVPETVLINPVITPLTQDMEEGWEGCLSVPGLRGMVNRYSMLRYEGFDQHGHAIDRVAEGFHARVVQHECDHLIGKLYPMRITDFSKFGFTEILFPGLDPNSDD from the coding sequence ATGATCCGTGACATTCTGAAGATGGGCGATCCGCGCTTGCTGCGTATCGCCAAACCTGTCGAGCAGTTCGGCACGCCCGAGTTGGACGAGCTGATTGCCGACATGTTCGAGACCATGAAGCATGCGAACGGCGCCGGGCTTGCCGCACCGCAGATCGGCGTCGATCTGCAGGTGGTGATCTTCGGCTTCGAGCATAACGAGCGCTATCCGGACGCTCCGGAAGTGCCGGAAACCGTGCTGATCAACCCGGTCATTACGCCGTTGACGCAGGACATGGAAGAGGGCTGGGAAGGCTGCCTGTCGGTGCCGGGCCTGCGCGGTATGGTCAACCGCTATTCAATGCTGCGCTACGAAGGATTCGACCAGCACGGTCACGCCATCGACCGCGTGGCGGAAGGATTTCACGCCCGTGTCGTGCAGCACGAGTGTGACCATCTGATCGGCAAGCTCTATCCGATGCGGATTACCGACTTCAGCAAGTTCGGTTTTACCGAAATCCTTTTCCCGGGGCTCGATCCGAATAGCGACGATTGA